A window from Megalobrama amblycephala isolate DHTTF-2021 linkage group LG9, ASM1881202v1, whole genome shotgun sequence encodes these proteins:
- the LOC125275811 gene encoding proteasome subunit beta type-8-like — translation MALLDVSGYKYNSSSQFAFKQTHLLDRSNHYSFGTKCQEFAVPVGVDPSKFLKSCSCEDGVSIDLNHGTTTLAFKFRHGVIVAVDSRASAGKYIASKEANKVIEINPYLLGTMSGSAADCQYWERLLAKECRLYKLRNKQRISVSAASKLLCNMMLGYRGMGLSMGSMICGWDKQGPGLYYVDDNGTRLSGRMFSTGCGNSYAYGVIDSGYREDMTVEEAYELGRRGIAHATHRDAYSGGVVNLYHMQEDGWIKVCKEDVSELIHHYKKGMF, via the exons ATGGCTCTTTTAGATGTAAGTGGATATAAATATAATTCCTCGTCACAGTTTGCCTTTAAGCAAACGCATCTTCTCGACCGGTCAAATCACTATAGTTTTGGGACCAAATGTCAGGAATTCGCGGTACCTGTCGGAGTTGAC CCCTCTAAGTTTCTGAAATCATGCAGTTGTGAGGATGGCGTTTCCATAGATCTGAATCATGGCACCACAACCCTGGCGTTTAAGTTCCGTCATGGAGTCATTGTGGCTGTTGACTCCAGAGCATCAGCTGGAAAATACATCG CATCAAAGGAGGCCAATAAAGTGATTGAGATCAACCCTTACCTGCTGGGCACCATGTCAGGCAGTGCTGCAGACTGTCAGTACTGGGAGAGACTGCTGGCTAAAGAGTGCAG actttACAAACTACGTAACAAGCAGAGGATCTCAGTGTCTGCAGCTTCCAAACTCCTGTGCAACATGATGCTGGGATACAGAGGAATGGGTCTGTCTATGGGGAGTATGATCTGTGGCTGGGATAAGCAG GGTCCAGGCCTGTACTATGTGGATGATAATGGCACACGTCTCTCTGGCCGGATGTTTTCCACCGGTTGTGGGAACAGCTATGCATATGGTGTCATAGACAGCGGTTATCGTGAGGATATGACTGTGGAGGAGGCATATGAGCTGGGTCGCCGTGGTATTGCTCATGCCACACACAGAGATGCCTACTCTGGTGGTGTGGTCAACC TTTACCACAtgcaggaggatggctggatcAAGGTGTGTAAGGAGGATGTGTCTGAGTTAATCCACCACTACAAGAAGGGAATGTTCTGA
- the LOC125275810 gene encoding proteasome subunit beta type-7-like → MALSCVLEPALSGFNFENSTRNVVLENGSEEGKIKAPKPMKTGTTIAGVVYKDGVVLGADTRATSDEVVANKMCAKIHYIAPNIYCCGAGTAADTVKTTDMLSSNLTIFSLNSGRNPRVIMAVNILQDMLFRYRGMIGAHLILGGVDCTGSHLYTVGPYGSMDKVPYLAMGSGNLAAMGILEDRFKGNMELEEAKALVSDAIHAGIMSDLGSGNNIDLCVITREGVDYIRPHQESQYNYKRQAKYKYKTGTTPVLTKTITQLELETVHETVQMMETGSS, encoded by the exons ATGGCACTTTCCTGCGTCCTCGAGCCTGCTCTCTCTGGTTTTAACTTCGAAAATTCCACAAG AAATGTTGTACTGGAGAATGGTTCAGAAGAGGGGAAAATCAAGGCTCCAAAACCCATGAAAACAGGTACCACCATTGCTGGGGTGGTTTATAAG gatGGTGTAGTTCTGGGAGCAGACACCAGAGCCACCTCTGATGAGGTTGTTGCAAATAAAATGTGTGCCAAGATTCACTACATTGCACCTAACATATA ctgTTGTGGAGCAGGAACAGCAGCGGACACAGTGAAGACGACAGATATGCTGTCATCAAACCTCACCATTTTCTCCTTGAACAGCGGCAGGAACCCAAGAGTCATCATGGCTGTTAACATACTACAAGACATGCTCTTCAG GTATCGAGGTATGATTGGAGCTCATCTAATTTTAGGGGGTGTTGACTGCACTGGCAGTCACCTGTACACAGTTGGCCCTTATGGGAGCATGGACAAGGTGCCATATCTAGCCATGG GATCTGGTAATCTGGCTGCTATGGGGATACTGGAGGACAGATTCAAAGGAAACATGGAA CTGGAGGAGGCCAAGGCACTGGTGAGTGATGCCATCCATGCAGGCATCATGAGTGACCTGGGATCAGGAAACAACATAGACCTGTGTGTGATTACGAGAGAGGGAGTGGATTATATCAGACCTCACCAAGAGTCCCAATATAACTATAAGAG ACAGGCAAAGTATAAATATAAGACGGGTACAACACCGGTTCTGACTAAAACCATTACTCAGCTGGAGCTGGAGACGGTGCATGAGACGGTTCAAATGATGGAAACAGGATCCAGTTGA
- the LOC125275812 gene encoding proteasome subunit beta type-6-B like protein, which produces MERHHSYSQVKGVSTGTTILAVKFNGGVIIGSDSRASMGESYVSSKTINKLIQVHDRIFCCIAGSLADAQAVTKMAKFQLSFHSIQMESPPLVKAAASIMKELCYNNKEDLQAGFITAGWDRKKGPQIYVVSLGGMLLSQPFTIGGSGSTYIYGYVDAKFKPDMSLEEATQFSTNALALAMGRDNVSGGVVHLVVITEAEVKHIVVPGDKLPKFHDE; this is translated from the exons ATGGAGAGGCATCATTCATACTCACAAGTAAAAGGTGTCAGCACTGGC ACCACCATTCTTGCTGTTAAGTTCAATGGAGGAGTTATCATTGGGTCTGACTCCAGAGCCTCTATGGGAGA GTCTTATGTATCATCCAAAACCATAAACAAGCTGATCCAGGTGCATGACAGAATATTCTGCTGCATAGCTGGATCACTGGCTGATGCACAAGCTGTTACCAAAATGGCCAAATTCCAGCTGTCTTttcacag TATTCAGATGGAATCTCCTCCATTGGTGAAAGCTGCAGCATCCATTATGAAGGAACTTTGCTATAACAATAAGGAAGATCTGCAGGCAGGCTTCATCACAGCAGGCTGGGACAGGAAAAAGGGACCACAG ATATATGTAGTGTCTTTGGGAGGAATGCTACTCAGTCAGCCCTTCACCATCGGTGGATCTGGCAGCACATACATCTATGGTTATGTGGATGCCAAATTCAAACCTGACATGAGTTTGGAAGAGGCTACACAGTTTTCCACAAATG CTTTGGCTCTGGCTATGGGTCGGGACAATGTCAGTGGTGGTGTGGTTCACCTGGTAGTGATCACTGAAGCAGAAGTCAAGCATATAGTTGTTCCAGGAGATAAACTGCCCAAGTTCCATGATGAATAA
- the LOC125275814 gene encoding proteasome subunit beta type-9-like, with protein MSEEMFPEPEWLSEEVKTGTTIIAVTFDGGVVLGSDSRVSAGESVVNRVMNKLSPLHDKIYCALSGSAADAQTIAEIVNYQLDVHSIEVEDDPLVCSAATLVKNISYKYKEELSAHLIVAGWDRKKGGQVYATLNGLLSRQPFAIGGSGSFYIHGFVDAEYRKNMTKRECQEFVVNALTLAMGRDGSSGGVAYVVTIDQDGAEEKCVLGNELPKFFDQ; from the exons ATGTCGGAGGAAATGTTTCCAGAGCCGGAATGGCTATCTGAAGAAGTCAAAACCGGG ACGACCATCATCGCGGTCACTTTTGACGGTGGAGTTGTTCTTGGCTCAGACTCGCGAGTGTCAGCGGG gGAGTCAGTGGTGAATCGTGTGATGAACAAGCTCTCCCCGCTCCATGACAAGATCTACTGTGCTCTGTCTGGATCAGCAGCAGATGCTCAAACCATTGCTGAGATTGTCAACTACCAACTGGATGTGCACAG TATTGAGGTGGAGGATGACCCACTCGTATGCTCTGCTGCTACTCTGGTGAAGAATATTTCATACAAATATAAAGAGGAACTATCAGCACATCTTATTGTTGCAGGGTGGGACAGAAAAAAAGGAGGACAG GTCTATGCAACACTTAATGGTTTGCTATCCAGGCAGCCTTTTGCTATTGGTGGCTCTGGGAGTTTTTACATTCATGGGTTTGTGGACGCGGAGTACagaaaaaacatgacaaagagGGAATGCCAAGAGTTTGTAGTCAATG CTCTCACTCTGGCGATGGGTCGGGACGGCTCAAGTGGAGGCGTTGCATATGTTGTTACCATTGATCAAGATGGAGCAGAAGAGAAGTGCGTTTTAGGAAATGAACTGCCCAAATTTTTTGATCAGTGA
- the LOC125275815 gene encoding antigen peptide transporter 2-like produces the protein MRKVLLFACILCVDIIIVYTLNLGAALLKSRTRNLDHNLLRQWAESGLRCTLLYAGSMLHKDAADPFIRRWITVHCFIASVYETGRLAVFDNYRLDKFNLWLVGTVAAALACLFWEVTLPDTNGESNGKERKQRARVLFIRVIRLYKPDYILLCGAFVFLALAVLCEMFIPLYTGEVIDILGSHYQWDNFRLAIILMGLFSLGSSFSAGCRGGLFMCAINSFTCRVKVQLFGSLVRQDIGFFETIKTGDITSRLSTDTTLMGRAVALNVNVLLRTLIKTLGMLYLMMSLSWKLTLLMLMETPLTGLLQNIYDTHYQRLSKEVQDSIAQANETAGEAVSGIRTVKSFRTEVGEAHRYDVRLMETHNLKTRRDTVRAIYLLVRRMAELGMKVAMLYYGRLFIQYGQMSTGNLVSFILYQQDLGDNIRTLIYIFGDMLNSVGAAGKVFEYLDRKSEVSIDGNLQPSDLNGHVSFQNLTFSYPRRPDHNVLKNFSLELKPSQMTALVGMSGGGKSTCVSLLERFYQPQQGHILLDGQPLQNYQHNYLHSKIAMVGQEPVLFSGTVRDNIAYGLPGCSMERVKEAASKANAHAFISKLENGYDTDVGERGNLLSGGEKQRIAIARALIRQPQVLILDEVTSSLDTESEQMVQQALACCPNQTLLVIAHRLKTIERADQIVVIDSGEVVELGTHEELMNKKGNYYKLRERLFSDDNSVNQDKEKSDTVKV, from the exons ATGCGTAAAGTTTTGTTGTTCGCGTGTATTTTATGTGTTGATATAATAATAGTTTACACTCTGAATCTCGGAGCAGCTTTACTGAAGTCTCGTACAAGAAACCTCGACCATAATCTGTTACGCCAATGGGCTGAATCTGGACTGAGATGCACACTGCTGTACGCAGGATCTATGCTACATAAAGATGCTGCAGATCCATTTATAAGGAGATGGATTACTGTCCACTGTTTTATCGCTTCGGTATACGAAACCGGACGCTTGGCGGTGTTTGACAACTATCGCCTTGATAAATTTAATCTGTGGCTTGTCGGTACTGTCGCTGCTGCTTTAGCTTGTCTTTTTTGGGAGGTAACGCTGCCTGACACTAATGGAGAGAGTAACGGGAAAGAACGCAAACAGCGGGCTCGAGTCCTCTTCATCCGGGTCATCCGTTTATACAAACCAGACTACATATTACTGTGTGGAGCTTTTGTCTTTCTGGCCCTAGCTGTGCTAT GTGAAATGTTCATCCCACTGTACACTGGAGAGGTGATTGACATCTTGGGTTCTCATTACCAGTGGGATAACTTCAGATTAGCTATCATTCTCATGGGTTTATTCTCACTGGGAAG TTCTTTTAGTGCAGGTTGTCGTGGAGGCCTGTTCATGTGTGCCATCAACAGCTTCACTTGCAGAGTCAAGGTGCAACTGTTTGGGTCCCTTGTCAGGCAAGACATTGGCTTCTTTGAGACCATAAAGACAG GTGATATCACATCTAGACTGTCCACAGACACTACTTTGATGGGCCGGGCTGTAGCTCTGAATGTCAACGTCCTTCTGCGGACCTTGATTAAGACCCTGGGCATGTTGTATCTGATGATGAGCCTCTCCTGGAAGCTTACATTATTGATGTTGATGGAGACGCCACTGACAGGCTTACTGCAGAACATATATGACACACACTATCAG AGGCTGTCAAAAGAAGTTCAGGACTCGATAGCACAAGCCAATGAAACAGCTGGGGAGGCGGTGTCAGGCATCAGGACGGTAAAGAGTTTCAGGACAGAAGTCGGTGAAGCCCATCGCTATGATGTCCGCTTGATGGAAACCCATAATCTAAAGACTCGGCGGGACACAGTTAGGGCGATTTACCTGCTAGTTAGGCGG ATGGCAGAATTGGGAATGAAGGTGGCCATGCTTTACTATGGGAGACTCTTCATCCAATATGGACAGATGAGCACAGGCAATCTCGTCTCTTTCATCCTTTATCAGCAAGACCTTGGAGACAACATTAGG ACGTTGATCTATATCTTTGGAGACATGCTGAACTCAGTGGGTGCAGCCGGTAAGGTGTTTGAGTACCTGGACCGAAAGTCTGAAGTCAGTATTGATGGCAACTTGCAGCCCAGTGATCTGAACGGACACGTCAGCTTTCAGAACCTCACCTTCTCGTATCCCAGAAGACCCGACCACAATGTGTTAAAG AACTTCTCTCTGGAGTTGAAGCCGAGTCAGATGACAGCTCTGGTGGGAATGTCAGGTGGGGGGAAGAGCACCTGTGTGAGTCTTCTGGAGAGGTTCTACCAGCCTCAGCAGGGACACATTCTGTTAGATGGACAGCCACTGCAGAACTACCAGCACAACTACTTGCACAGCAAG ATAGCAATGGTGGGTCAAGAGCCTGTACTTTTCTCTGGCACCGTACGAGACAACATTGCCTATGGTCTGCCCGGCTGCTCAATGGAGAGAGTAAAGGAGGCTGCCAGCAAAGCCAATGCCCATGCCTTCATCAGCAAACTGGAAAATGGCTATGACACAG ATGTGGGAGAGCGTGGTAACCTGCTCTCGGGAGGTGAGAAGCAGCGAATCGCTATCGCCAGAGCTCTTATCAGACAGCCTCAGGTGCTCATACTGGATGAAGTGACCAGCTCTTTGGACACTGAAAGTGAACAAATG GTTCAACAGGCCCTGGCTTGCTGCCCCAACCAGACCTTGCTTGTGATTGCTCATAGGCTGAAGACTATTGAGAGGGCGGATCAGATTGTGGTGATTGACAGCGGGGAGGTGGTGGAGTTGGGCACACATGAGGAACTGATGAACAAGAAGGGAAATTATTATAAACTGAGAGAGAGGCTCTTTAGTGATGATAACTCAGTCAACCAAGACAAAGAGAAATCTGACACAGTGAAAGTCTAA